Proteins encoded together in one Pelosinus sp. IPA-1 window:
- the nadE gene encoding NAD(+) synthase yields MLKIALAQIEIIPGRPDINTKTMLTMIKQARQQCAQMIIFPEMSIPGYFLGDTWEQLTFLKDCEEYGQRIINASTDICIVFGNIAMDWNKVNDDGRVRKYNACFIAHQGKLLGNDNFPYPYRIKTLQPNYREFDDSRHFYSLRKLSVELGKNVGQLLQPVTLNIANKQLKVGCLLCEDGWCDDYAVKPIGAIHQNGPVDFFINISSSPYTIGKNNKRNRLFSSQVKNVNCPLIYVNNTGIQNNGKTIYTFDGCSTVYNRRGEIIEYCPAFSTKLACVDLHLTTEHIETVTATPNDDSDIHTIYQGIAYGTKHFLDSIGMRKVVIGASGGIDSAVSAAIYTKILGPDNVLLVNMPSIYNSRTTKDLSAKLAQNLGCQYTIIPIQEVVDYTVEQLKKSSITNLSTGDKQQLTISPFVIENIQARDRSARILAGVAAAFGAGFTCNANKSEMTVGYSTLYGDQAGFLAALSDLWKHQVYELAEYLNRHIYKKEVIPQDIIDLVPSAELSFEQSVDEGKGDPIIYPYHDYLFRAFMEHWNRRTPEDILLWYEQGILEEKIGCQTGLVATLFPTPVEFITDLEKWWKLYTGMAVAKRIQAPPVLAVSRRAYGFDHREAQNRTYFTMNYELLKERLLQNRS; encoded by the coding sequence TTGCTTAAGATAGCTCTTGCACAAATCGAAATTATCCCTGGCAGACCTGATATTAATACAAAAACCATGCTTACTATGATAAAACAAGCTCGCCAACAATGTGCACAAATGATTATATTCCCTGAAATGTCCATTCCAGGTTACTTTCTTGGCGACACCTGGGAACAGCTTACATTTTTAAAAGACTGTGAAGAGTATGGTCAACGAATCATTAATGCTTCCACCGACATATGTATTGTATTTGGTAATATTGCAATGGATTGGAATAAGGTAAACGATGATGGTCGTGTACGTAAATATAACGCTTGCTTTATCGCTCACCAAGGTAAGCTTTTAGGAAATGATAACTTTCCTTATCCTTACCGCATTAAAACATTACAACCAAATTATCGAGAGTTTGATGATTCACGCCACTTTTATAGCTTACGCAAATTGTCAGTCGAATTAGGCAAAAACGTAGGCCAACTTTTACAACCTGTTACATTAAATATAGCCAATAAACAGCTTAAAGTTGGTTGCTTGCTTTGTGAAGATGGTTGGTGCGATGATTATGCTGTGAAACCCATCGGTGCTATTCACCAGAATGGTCCCGTTGATTTTTTCATCAATATATCAAGCTCGCCTTATACCATTGGGAAAAACAACAAACGAAATCGTCTTTTTTCTTCCCAAGTGAAAAATGTAAATTGTCCCTTAATTTATGTGAATAATACAGGCATACAAAATAATGGAAAAACCATTTACACATTTGATGGCTGCAGCACGGTATACAATCGCAGAGGAGAAATCATTGAATATTGTCCAGCCTTTTCCACTAAACTAGCCTGTGTCGACCTGCATCTTACCACTGAACATATAGAAACAGTAACCGCAACTCCTAATGATGATAGTGATATTCATACTATCTACCAAGGAATTGCTTATGGCACAAAACACTTTCTAGATTCGATTGGTATGAGAAAAGTAGTAATTGGTGCCTCAGGAGGAATTGATTCTGCCGTAAGTGCTGCTATCTATACAAAAATCCTTGGCCCCGATAATGTATTATTAGTAAACATGCCAAGCATATATAATTCCAGAACGACAAAAGACTTATCGGCAAAATTAGCACAGAACTTAGGTTGCCAATATACCATCATTCCCATTCAAGAAGTTGTTGATTATACCGTAGAACAACTTAAAAAATCTTCTATTACAAATCTTTCCACTGGAGATAAGCAACAATTAACCATTAGCCCCTTTGTCATCGAAAACATTCAGGCCCGCGATCGATCAGCTCGTATTTTAGCTGGTGTTGCCGCAGCCTTCGGTGCTGGTTTTACTTGTAACGCTAACAAAAGTGAGATGACGGTAGGTTATTCTACTCTCTATGGAGATCAAGCTGGTTTTTTAGCGGCGTTGTCTGATCTTTGGAAACACCAAGTTTATGAGTTAGCAGAGTACCTCAATCGTCATATTTACAAAAAAGAAGTAATTCCTCAAGATATCATCGACCTTGTTCCTAGTGCTGAACTTTCTTTTGAACAGTCTGTTGATGAAGGAAAAGGTGATCCAATTATTTATCCTTATCATGATTATCTTTTTAGAGCCTTCATGGAACATTGGAACCGTAGAACTCCGGAAGATATACTATTATGGTATGAACAAGGTATCTTAGAAGAAAAAATAGGCTGCCAGACAGGACTTGTAGCTACACTCTTCCCTACTCCTGTTGAATTTATTACTGACCTGGAAAAGTGGTGGAAACTCTATACAGGTATGGCGGTTGCTAAAAGAATTCAAGCACCTCCCGTTTTAGCCGTCAGCAGACGAGCTTATGGCTTTGATCATCGGGAAGCCCAAAATAGAACCTACTTTACAATGAATTATGAATTGTTAAAAGAAAGACTATTACAAAATCGCTCATAA
- the ybaK gene encoding Cys-tRNA(Pro) deacylase: protein MKKTNVARILDGLKITYELREYKVDENDLSAENVAKKIGVPLEQVFKTLVVYGDKTGVFMACLPGGAELNLKAVATVSGNKKVDMVPLKDVQKITGYIRGGVSPLGAKKQFAVYVDASMMKWPYISISAGIRGCQILVSPSDLVSATKGELCNLARDMV, encoded by the coding sequence TTGAAGAAAACAAATGTTGCTCGTATTTTAGATGGGCTAAAAATTACCTATGAATTACGTGAATATAAAGTAGATGAAAATGATCTGAGTGCAGAAAATGTAGCAAAAAAAATAGGAGTGCCATTAGAACAAGTTTTCAAAACATTGGTTGTATATGGTGATAAAACAGGAGTATTTATGGCTTGCCTCCCTGGTGGCGCAGAGCTTAATTTAAAAGCTGTGGCTACTGTTAGTGGTAATAAAAAGGTTGATATGGTGCCATTGAAAGATGTTCAGAAGATAACAGGATATATTCGAGGTGGAGTTTCGCCTTTAGGCGCAAAAAAACAGTTTGCGGTTTATGTTGATGCTAGTATGATGAAATGGCCTTATATCTCAATCAGCGCTGGCATACGAGGTTGTCAGATTCTTGTGTCTCCCAGTGATTTGGTGAGCGCCACAAAGGGCGAATTGTGTAATCTTGCCCGTGATATGGTGTAA